In Salvelinus sp. IW2-2015 unplaced genomic scaffold, ASM291031v2 Un_scaffold3701, whole genome shotgun sequence, the following proteins share a genomic window:
- the gprc5ba gene encoding G protein-coupled receptor, class C, group 5, member Ba isoform X1 produces MAFFPVLLLLLLLSVLHRGSSQDPDEDSLAVPRGCGWGLVRPYTLLCDLDSVWGVAVESAAASGALAAILLGLIILCRLHHVSEAEKRSGVGPILLLLLGILGLFGLSFAYLIERDEQLCLLRRALWGLLFALCFSCLLVQGVRLRRLGRERRSPGGCALTGLALGLSAVQGIIAAEWLLLTVLREGRAACQYLPLDFSLACSYVLALLLAALGAASFALCGKTRQWRCNAIWLLSACLLSLLLWVAWVGFYLYGNAWLGRSPDWDDPALAIALVAQGWLLLLFHAVPEAHSCLCSPPQPSAPDYFDTSQAPSRMRETSFDEDIPLSHRQFPENQSYGFDENTAGLRSAGNHNGNTAPRPSAPFRSNVYQPTEMTMILNGGAVSSHIVPSAPPTYTGRQLW; encoded by the exons ATGGCATtcttccctgtcctcctcctcctcctcctcctctccgtgCTCCATCGTGGTTCCTCCCAGGACCCTGATGAGGACTCGTTGGCAGTGCCCCGGGGGTGTGGCTGGGGCCTGGTGCGCCCCTACACCCTCCTCTGCGACCTGGACTCTGTTTGGGGCGTGGCGGTCGAATCTGCAGCGGCCAGCGGCGCCCTGGCTGCCATTTTACTGGGCCTGATCATCCTCTGCCGACTACACCACGTGAGCGAGGCGGAGAAGCGCAGCGGCGTGGGACCCATTCTCCTCCTGCTTCTGGGCATCCTGGGCCTGTTCGGCCTCAGTTTCGCCTACCTCATCGAGCGTGACGAACAGCTGTGTCTTCTGCGCCGTGCCCTCTGGGGCCTGCTCTTCGCACTGTGCTTCTCCTGCCTGCTGGTGCAGGGTGTGCGGCTCCGGAGGTTGGGCCGCGAGCGCCGGAGCCCGGGTGGCTGCGCCCTGACCGGCCTGGCCCTGGGGCTGAGCGCCGTCCAGGGGATCATCGCCGCCGAGTGGCTCCTGCTCACGGTGCTCAGGGAGGGCAGAGCGGCCTGCCAGTACCTGCCTCTGGACTTCTCCTTAGCCTGTAGCTATGTGCTTGCGCTACTGCTAGCCGCGCTGGGGGCGGCCTCCTTCGCTCTCTGTGGGAAGACCCGGCAGTGGCGCTGTAACGCGATCTGGCTCCTCTCCGCCTGTCTGTTGTCCCTCCTCCTCTGGGTTGCCTGGGTGGGCTTCTATCTCTACGGTAACGCCTGGCTGGGGCGGTCCCCGGACTGGGACGATCCAGCATTGGCTATAGCACTGGTGGCACAGGGTTGGCTCCTCCTCCTGTTCCACGCCGTGCCCGAGGCACACTCCTGTCTCTGCTCCCCGCCACAACCCTCCGCCCCTGACTATTTTGACACGTCCCAGGCCCCGTCCCGCATGAGGGAGACCAGCTTCGACGAGGACATCCCCCTCTCACACAGGCAGTTTCCGGAGAACCAGAGCTACGGCTTTGACGAAAACACTGCAG GTCTGAGGAGTGCAGGTAATCATAATGGTAACACAGCGCCCAGACCCAGTGCCCCCTTCCGCAGCAACGTGTACCAGCCCACTGAGATGACCATGATCCTGAATGGGGGAGCGGTGAGTTCTCATATT GTCCCCTCCGCACCCCCGACCTATACGGGGCGGCAGCTGTGGTGA
- the gprc5ba gene encoding G protein-coupled receptor, class C, group 5, member Ba isoform X2 translates to MAFFPVLLLLLLLSVLHRGSSQDPDEDSLAVPRGCGWGLVRPYTLLCDLDSVWGVAVESAAASGALAAILLGLIILCRLHHVSEAEKRSGVGPILLLLLGILGLFGLSFAYLIERDEQLCLLRRALWGLLFALCFSCLLVQGVRLRRLGRERRSPGGCALTGLALGLSAVQGIIAAEWLLLTVLREGRAACQYLPLDFSLACSYVLALLLAALGAASFALCGKTRQWRCNAIWLLSACLLSLLLWVAWVGFYLYGNAWLGRSPDWDDPALAIALVAQGWLLLLFHAVPEAHSCLCSPPQPSAPDYFDTSQAPSRMRETSFDEDIPLSHRQFPENQSYGFDENTAGLRSAGNHNGNTAPRPSAPFRSNVYQPTEMTMILNGGAVPSAPPTYTGRQLW, encoded by the exons ATGGCATtcttccctgtcctcctcctcctcctcctcctctccgtgCTCCATCGTGGTTCCTCCCAGGACCCTGATGAGGACTCGTTGGCAGTGCCCCGGGGGTGTGGCTGGGGCCTGGTGCGCCCCTACACCCTCCTCTGCGACCTGGACTCTGTTTGGGGCGTGGCGGTCGAATCTGCAGCGGCCAGCGGCGCCCTGGCTGCCATTTTACTGGGCCTGATCATCCTCTGCCGACTACACCACGTGAGCGAGGCGGAGAAGCGCAGCGGCGTGGGACCCATTCTCCTCCTGCTTCTGGGCATCCTGGGCCTGTTCGGCCTCAGTTTCGCCTACCTCATCGAGCGTGACGAACAGCTGTGTCTTCTGCGCCGTGCCCTCTGGGGCCTGCTCTTCGCACTGTGCTTCTCCTGCCTGCTGGTGCAGGGTGTGCGGCTCCGGAGGTTGGGCCGCGAGCGCCGGAGCCCGGGTGGCTGCGCCCTGACCGGCCTGGCCCTGGGGCTGAGCGCCGTCCAGGGGATCATCGCCGCCGAGTGGCTCCTGCTCACGGTGCTCAGGGAGGGCAGAGCGGCCTGCCAGTACCTGCCTCTGGACTTCTCCTTAGCCTGTAGCTATGTGCTTGCGCTACTGCTAGCCGCGCTGGGGGCGGCCTCCTTCGCTCTCTGTGGGAAGACCCGGCAGTGGCGCTGTAACGCGATCTGGCTCCTCTCCGCCTGTCTGTTGTCCCTCCTCCTCTGGGTTGCCTGGGTGGGCTTCTATCTCTACGGTAACGCCTGGCTGGGGCGGTCCCCGGACTGGGACGATCCAGCATTGGCTATAGCACTGGTGGCACAGGGTTGGCTCCTCCTCCTGTTCCACGCCGTGCCCGAGGCACACTCCTGTCTCTGCTCCCCGCCACAACCCTCCGCCCCTGACTATTTTGACACGTCCCAGGCCCCGTCCCGCATGAGGGAGACCAGCTTCGACGAGGACATCCCCCTCTCACACAGGCAGTTTCCGGAGAACCAGAGCTACGGCTTTGACGAAAACACTGCAG GTCTGAGGAGTGCAGGTAATCATAATGGTAACACAGCGCCCAGACCCAGTGCCCCCTTCCGCAGCAACGTGTACCAGCCCACTGAGATGACCATGATCCTGAATGGGGGAGCG GTCCCCTCCGCACCCCCGACCTATACGGGGCGGCAGCTGTGGTGA